Part of the Benincasa hispida cultivar B227 chromosome 11, ASM972705v1, whole genome shotgun sequence genome, GAGTCTTGGCATGATTTTCGCGATTGATTGTAGATTAGTGAATAATTTTGCTCACTTGTTGTTGGTGCATATTGAACCGATCGGTCTTCTCGACGTTTAGCTATGGAGCCGTCTGAAATGATAGTGGTCAAGTGAGAAATCTTGCGTGTTTGTTGCTCTGATCACTCGGGTTTACGAATCTCTTGCATGAGCTCGTATGGTATTTCATTGTGCTCTTGTGAGGAtcttgtttatttatcaaagtcggAACCACGGGTTTGAAAGCTGTGCTATATGAATCATTTTAGTGAGGAACCTAGCTCATTTGTTTATTGTAGGTCCTTCTTCGCATTCTAAGTCTCATTCTCTCTTTCACGGTGAATCCTTGCTCTGATCCCCTCTGCTGATTGACTAATTGCCATGTAGTGGCTAAATCGTTGCGGTCTAGGGAGAAATCCTGCTTCTTGTTTGTTGTTCTAAACGCTCATTGGTTGTTGATATACAGATGTGTTCGATCCGTTTTCTCCGACTAGGAGCCTAAGTCAGGTGCTGAATCTGATGGATCAGTTCATGGAGGATCCGTTTCTGGCAGCTTCACGAGGAGTAGGAGCAGGATCAAGGAGGGGCTGGGACGTGAGGGAGGATGAAAATGGTCTGTACCTACGAATGGACATGCCTGGACTGAGCAAAGATGATGTGAAGGTGAGTGTGGAGCAGAACACACTGATCATCAAAGGCGAGGCAGGGAAAGAATCCGAAGACGAGGAGGATCGTAGACGATTCTCGAGCCGACTTGATTTGCTTGCAAATCTGTACGAACTGAATTCGATCAAAGCAGAGATGAAAAATGGAGTTCTGAAAGTGGCTGTGCCAAAggtgaaggaagaagaaaggaaggaTGTGAGGCATGTTACTGTTGAGTAGTTGGGTCTCTCAAATCTGAAAAATGGTGAATAGCTTTCCCTCTGTTCTTTTTCTTATACTTTTAGAATGTAGAGCAAGGCATGTTACTGTTGAGTAGTTGGGTCTCTCAAATCTGAAAAATGGTGAATAGCTTTCCCTCTGTTCTTTTTCTTATACTTTTAGAATGTAGAGCAAGGCATGTTACTGTTGAGTAGTTGGGTCTCTCAAATCTGAAAAATGGTGAATAGCTTTCCCTCTGTTCTTTTTCTTATACTTTTAGAATGTAGAGCAAGGCATGTTACTGTTGAGTAGTTGGGTCTCTCAAATCTGAAAAATGGTGAATAGCTTTCCCTCTGTTCTTTTTCTTATACTTTTAGAATGTAgagccttcttctttctcttgcTTTGCTAGGTGTTTGTTCTGGGGCTTTGGCTTCTAGTGTTTCTGGTTCTTGACATGTTGAATAAGATGCAAGGAATTTCAAAGATGTTTTGATAATTTCATGGAAGTAGGTTGGAGGTTTGAGGAAGTATTTTGTGATGAAAACTTTGAGGAGTTCCGTTGTTATGCTGCtgattaaatatcatataatacaCCTATTGTAGAGCTACAAAATAGGTTTTGTTGATTCATAAATAGCTAATTCATTTGCTACTAATAATTTTAGTCAGAATACAAGTAGTAGTCTAGACATGCACTTGTGGAGGAGGTTGCCCTACATTGAGTAGGCCTTAGTTtaaacatatacattttctgATATGGTTTCCTGTGTAATAAAAACTATGCTTTACTGATATGGCTTCTTGAATCagttattattttattacatgTTAATTTCTTCTTAATTTAGTCACTACATATACTAGAAAAAGGTTGTCATATATTCGTTTGTGACCAAATTTTTTCCAAAAGGATTGGTATTATTTAGTCTTCGTTTATTCTTTtatctaaaaaagaaaattgagaagTTATATGCATGCCTTTTCTTATTATTTGACCAGGTTTGTTCAATTGGCCAAAAAAATTCACTTTGaacttaaaaattgatttttaagatCTAATAATTTGAAGACTGGAGACAGATGGTTCTTTTTAGTTCATAGAACAAACCAATATCTCATGAAGACTCAAATTACATTGGATAAGGAGAAAAGAAGCATGTGCTTCCAACGTCGAGTGAGAATATTGTTTCAACGACGAATATGGATAAAAGAGAAATCATCTTAGATCTTTTGCATAattcttaattcaatataaagAAATGTGAGCTAAAATTACTTCCATTAAGAAGCTGAAGCTGTTGTAATAACATCCTCCATATTTGGCTTTTGGTTTTGTAAATGGGAATTATTAGTTAGTTTCTATTTAAGACCAAATAACAATCTCTGTTGTATGATAATTAAAAGACGAAAGATAGAGTGACGGAGAAATGCTTAATTCGTCATTCTTGTAATTTCTAAAAGGAGCCTGAGAATAAAGAAAGATACACATATCTTGAAGAGTAGATGTAGATCGTGAATGGAATCATCGTATGTCGTGatctttttttatcttctttgcgtctttttttttattattttttatttttttaaatatatatatatatatatatatatatatatataacctttTACTTCTCAATCCttatttttatccatatacctCAAGGGAAACGGTAGAATGGAAGAGAGATAAATCAATGAGTTTCAAGTTTATCTTTCGGCAAATTTCTGTCAAAATGAGTATCTAAAACAGATTGAAGGGAAGTCTTTTCCACATGCAATAATCATGGGTACGTGATCTGGTCCATGACAGCTACTTGAAAATTGTTGGATCAAAATCACCTTACTTTTGGGCCTCAACTTgtattgaagttgaaaataaaaGTCCACCTACAACTGGTATAAGAGCTACGGCTTAGGCAAAGAAGGACCTCCAAGAAAGTTACAAAATTCTTCGAGAATCTATCAAGAACAATCAGATAGTTATCAATAGCAGTTGCATGATATGAGGTGGACAAGTTTAATGGAAATAGAGATTTCTAGCTAGAAGAGAATATAAGTCTTTTTGGCTTCACAAAAGGCATTGAGGGCAATTGAAGATCTTGCGACCTTGCTCACTATTCTCACGGTTAGAAATAGGGTTTTTAACCTAGGGacatttatgtaattgtgtaagATCTCTAAGGTTccctactgtctatttatacaaTGAGTCCTTGTGTATTTAGTGTATtagttttaaaacaaataagaaaaagactttatatcgtggtttttctctatgcactagggtttccacgtaatccTGTTGTTTTTCTCTTCCCTATTCTCTTTTTAATATGGTATTAGAGCACGGTGACAAAAACCTAGCCGTTATGGAAGAGAATCAATCTCAATCCTCCTCTGTTGATGGGTCTTCAAGTTTTGACATTAGAACGACAATACGAGTAGCGGTAAAGGAATGTTTCAGGATGCCCTACTGGAATTAATATTTGTCGTTCAGGTACAATCCTTGGAAAATCGCCCTCAGCCAACCGGGTATCACCATTCTGAAACCAGTCAGAATTCGATTTGAGTTGGAGCTGGCCGCGAGGAACCATCGATTCATGATCGGAGCTATCACGATCATGGCAGAGTCGTTGACGGTCTCAGACGTGAAGCACAAACTGGCCGCGAGGAGGGGTTGATCGTCGACGGTCACGATCAGGGCAGAAGGAGAAATATCGGGGGCGAAGAGCAGAAGTGTGATCTGATTAGGGTTAGTATCGATCTGGAGCAAACCAAACCGGTTCGAGTTGAACCCGGGTAGACCAGCTGGtatgttgattttaatttcgaTCCGATCCGATCCATGCTAGGCTCGACACAAGAACGCAGCCCTCAATTCCGACCCGTGATCCGACCCACGCCTGACCCGGCCTGAAAGCTCAGCCCTTAATTTCGACCCACGTCTGACCCGATCCGATTCGACCCACGTCCGACCCGAAAACTCATATGTCCAGTTTTTTGCACCAACTGATCCAGTTTCAGCCCATCTAGCCCGACCCGGTGATTCAGTTTCCTTCAACAGCCGACCCGATCGTTTTTTCACATCCAACAACTGAGGTCTCGAGCAATCAGCACCTGTTCCATTCAATTGTGGTTCAGTTTGTTACCTAGACGATGTGAGATAGCGGTTGGCTTCCTTGTAACAGCAAATTTTTGATTTGGATACAATGTTTGGTGCAAATCCTCAACCGGTTTATTTAGAAAATCCGGTAAACTCATTACCTATAGTGTCTAACGTTTCCTGCTTATCTGGTTCGGTTGGTAATACTAAAGGATTTATCGTCggagaaaaattaaatggccaaaactatttttcttggtTTCAATCGATCCAGATGGCCTTGGAAGGGCGTCACAAGTTTGGATATTTGACAGGAAAAATTCCAAAGCCGACCCCAAGTGATCCACAAGAACGAATTTAGAAaggagaagattcattgctatGGTCTGTCTTGGTGAACAGTATTGAACCCTAGATAGGAAGACCACTATTATATGCTGCCATAACAAAGGATATCTGGGAGGCGGCGCAAGATCTATATTCTAAATGACAAAATGCTTCTTGGTTATACACACTCCATAAACAggttcatgaatccaaacaaGGGTCTATGGATGTTACCTCTTATTTTAACAAACTGTTGATGCGGTGGCAGGAAATGGACTTGTGTAGAGAAATTGTCCACAGGATGGGGCCCAATATTTGAAGATTGAGGAAGCAGATCGTGTTTTGTGTTTTTGGCTGGATTAAATCCAAAGTTTGATGGGGTTTGTAGTCGGATCTTGGGCCAGCGCCCGATTCCTTCACTTCGAGAAGTCTGTTCTGAAATACGGCTGGAAGAAGATCGGTCGTGTGCCATGAATAATACCACCTCAACTACTGATGTAGTCACTTTCGTTGCCAAGCCGTCCAATATTGATGGTGATAAGAAACCTCCTCCCATGTGTGAACATTGTAAAAAGTTTTGGCATACGAAGGATCAATGTTGGAAATTATACGGGAAGCCCCCAAATAGTAGGCGACGACAGTCTTATGACAAATCTAATCGTGCCCTGGTAAGTGATTCAGTTGATGACCAAACTCAGAAGAAATCTCCTGGTGACGGTAAAAACAGCTCAAGTACAGTTGGGGTGAGTGCAATTGCACAGTCAGGTAATTTTCCTTCTTTCGGCCTAATTAGTGTGAATGGTAAGAAACATTGGATTGTGGATTCAGGGCTACTGATCATCTTACGAGTTTCTCAAAGTTATTTATGTCCTATAATCCGAGTGTTGGTAATGAGAGCATTCGAATTGCAGATGGATTTTTTGCCCCTGTTGCAGAAAAGGGCAATATCTCTCTGTTTCATGGTTTAATTTTATGTGATACCTTACATGTGCTTAAAAATCATATAATCTGTTATCTGTCAGTAAAATAACAAGAGATTTGAGGTGTAAGGCAATTTTCTCATCTGATTCAGTTTTATTTCAGGATCTGAAATCGaggatgacgattggcactgcccgacaTGATAGGGGACTCTacttcctctaggaatgatcACCAATCGGGGTTTATGTCTTTAAATTTCTCTGTTTCTAAAAATGATGTTATGTTATGGCATTTTCGCTTAGGATGTccgaattttcaatatatgaaatatttatttcctcatttatttcgTAATGCTAGTACTTCTTCTTTTAATTGTGATGTTTGTATTCGTGCCAAGAAACATCGTGTTTCTTTCCATTCTCAGCCTTATAAACCTTCGAGTCCTTTTTCTCTTGTTCATAGTATGTATGGGGTCCCTCACCGGTTACTACTTCCATGGGAAAACGGTGGTTTGTCACGTTTATAGATGATCACACCCTTCTCACCTGGGTTTTTCTGTTCACTGATAAATCTGAAGTGTCTTCTATTTTCCAACAGTTTTACACAATTGTCGAAACTCAATTTAAAACAAAGATTGAGATTTTAAGAAGTGATAATGGGCGAGAATTCTTTAATATCTCTTTCAGAGAATTTCTCAACTCTAAAGGTATTGTTCACCAGAGCTCATGTGCTTACACTCcgcaacaaaatggagtagctgaGCGTAAAAATCAGCATCTGGTTGAAGTAGTTCGATCTCTTATGTTATCCGCCACCCTTCCGTCATACCTCTGGGGagatgcctgtctcttatacacatctagatgtgtataagagacaggctgcTACTCcgcaacaaaatggagtagctgaGCGTAAAAATCAGCATCTGGTTGAAGTAGTTCGATCTCTTATGTTATCCGCCACCCTTCCGTCATACCTCTGGGGAGATGCAGTTCTTACTGCTGCTCACCTCATTAATCGGATGCCCTCTCGTATTCTTAATCTTCATACCCCTTTAGAATTGTTTAAAGAGTCTTTTCCTACTACTCGGTTGATCTCTGATGTTTCTCTTCGGGTTTTTGGTTGTGTTGCTTTTGTTCACTCCGATGGTCCAAACCGCACGAAATTTTCTCCTCATGCTCAGAAGTTGTCTTTGTTGGATATCCACTCCATCAACGTGGATATAAGTGCTATCACCCGTCATCTCGAAAGTACTATATCTCTATGGATGTCACCTTTCTCGAGGATCAATCATTCTTTCctgttagtcatcttcagggggagaacaTAAATGAAGAGACTAACCGGTCCTCTTATGCTATTCCTTTAGAGTCAGCGTCCATTCAAACCTTGTCTAAACCTAGTCCTGATCATGATAATTTGGTTCTTCCTACCAATCAAGTTCCTTGGAAAATGTACTACAGGAAGAATCTTAGGAAAGAAGCAGTGTCACCTGTTGAACCAGAATTGCCGGCTCCAGTGCAGGAGTCAGACTTGCCATCAGATCTAGGTACGTATATTCCTAATGATGTTGATTTATATATGGAGAATGATGAAGGCAGGTATGACAAGGGGGAAGGAAGTAGTGATACGAAGGATGAAATGATCTGTGTTAATGATGATGTGGAAGATACTACTGAAGTTTCTGATACACAAATAGTAAATCATGGTGAGAAGCCTGAAGAGGTGAAAGAACGTGATGCGTCACTTGATCTTCCTATAGTCCTGAGGAAAGGTACCCGTTCATGTACTAAATAtcctatgcatagttacatgacataTAGTAATCTGACATCCGAGTTCAAGACTTTTATTACTAGCTTGGACACTGAGGTGGTTCTAGATAacataagtgttgcaatgaaaaaacCAGAATGGCGGTCtgctgttatggaagaaataagAGCTCTGGAAAAGAATAAAACCTGGGAACCAGTGACTTTGTCTGAAGGGCACAAAACAATaggatgtaaatgggtgtttactATAAAGTACAAGTCAGATGGGACAATTGACCGatacaaggctagacttgttGCAAGAGGTTCCACCCAAACATATGGAGTGGATTATTCTGAGACGTTTTCACTTGTGGCTAAACTTAACACGATCCGAGTGCTTCTGTCAGTAGTTGTGAATAAATATTGGCCCTTACACTAGCTTGATGTTAAAAATGCGTTTTTGAACGGGGAACTTGAggaggaagtctatatgagtcccCCCTCCCAGGTTTGAAagtcaatttaaaaataaagtgtgTATATTGAGGAAATCACTATAGGGATTGAAATAGTCTCCAAAGGCCTGGTTTGACAGGTTCACGACGTTTGTGAAAGCACAGGGATATGTTCAAGGACATTCCAATCACACTCTTTTTGTAAGAGGATCAACATCAGGGAAAATAACTATTCTTattgtctatgttgatgatattgtttTATCTGGGGATGATGATATAGAAGTCACAAGACTAAAAATAGAGATGGTTagagagtttgaaattaaaaaccTCGGGAAACTAAGATACTTTCTGGGAATGGAAGTGACTCGCTCAAAAGAGGGTATATCAGTTTCTCAATGAAAATATACATTGGACATGCTAAAGGAAACAGGTATGACTAGGTGTAAACCTGTTGATTCGCAGTAGAATACAATGCAAAAATCGGTGATAAGAATGATGGAATTCCTGTTAATAAAGAAAGGTGTCAGCGGTTAGTTGGGAAGTTGATATACTTGTCtcatacaagaccagatatttctTATGCAGTAGGTGTTGTGAGTTAGTTCATGCAAGCTCCTTGTGAGAATCATATGATAGCAGTTGAACGTATTCTTCGGTATCTGAAAGGAACTTCTGGTAAAGGCCTAATGTTCAGAAAAATCGATAAACGATATGTTGAAGCTTACATTGATTCTGACTGGGTAGGGTCTGTTGTTGatagaagatctatgtctggatTTTGTACGTTTGTCTAGGGAAATCTAGTCACCTGGAGAAGTAAAAAACAAGGAGTTGTTGCTAGAAGTAGTGTTGATGCAGAGTATCGGGCCATGAGTCTagggatttgtgaagaaatcttgttgaagaaagTACTATCAGATCTCCAGCAAGATAATGAGCTTccaatgaaattattttgtgataataaagctgccatgattattacaaacaacctagttcaacatgacagaacTAAACATGTGGAGATAGACAGACACTATATTAAGGAGCGGTTGGACAGTGGAAATTCCTTATATTCCTTCGAGTCAACAAGTTGCTGATGTACTTACACAAGGGTTATtgagacaaaattttaattattgtgtaAGCAAGTTGGGGCTTGTTGATATCTATGaaccaacttgagggggagtgttggaAATAGGGATTTTAACctaggggcatttatgtaattgtgtaagACTCCTAGGGTTccctactgtctatttatacaaTGAGTCCTTGTGTATTTAATGTATcagttttaaaacaaataagaaaaagacTTTATATCGTAGTTTTTCTCCCTGCCCTGGGGTTTCCACATAATCCTGTTGTTTTTCTCTTCCATATTCTCTTTTTAACACTCACTAATATTGAAAAACACAATATAGAAGAAACAGCCTGTGGGGTATTGATCTTGAGCATCGCAGATAGTGTTCTAAGGTAAGTTATCAATGAAAATATAGCTTATGAGGTATGGGAAAAGTTGAAGAAGCTTTATTTGAAGAAAGATGTGCCTAACAAGTTCAATGTAAGGAAGACGTTATTTTTTTTCGACATGAATTCTTCAAAATTCCTGAAGCCAATCTTGATGAGTTCTAGAAACTCACCATTGAGTTTGCTCAAACAAGGGACAAGCTAGAGGAGGATAATGAAGCAACCTTCTTGATAAACTCTCTTCATGAGAGCTATAAAGATGTAAAGGCAACATTGAAATATGGAAGGGATCCGATTTCTATTGATAATGTAATCACAACTTTGAGAAGTAAAGAATATAACTTAAAGCTAAATTTAAAAGCAGTGGTGATGTTGAATCACTTTTCTCTAATGAAAAGTCGTTTCAAGTTTTCAAAAGGGTCATCGTTCACAAAGAGATAAATCAGCATTGAAGTGTTTTTTCCGTCACAAAGaaggaatttcaaaagaaattgtCCTAAGAGAAAGGACTCACGTAAAAAAGACTACAAGAAGCCAAAGGAATATGGGAGAGGAGATATCTCTATTTTAGAGGATAGATTTGGAGATGATGGATTTGAATTCATAAAAATTCTTTTGACCGTTGAGGAGAAAGCTAATGATCATGAAGTTAAGGAGGACTAGGTGCTAAACTCAGGTTGCACTTATCATGTGGCATGATCAAAGACATGGTTTATTTCCTATAAATCATGTGCTAGTGGTTCAGTGTTTATAGGAGACAATTATGGCTGTAAAGTGATTGAAATAGGCTCAATGGTGCTTAAACTCTAAGACAATAGAGACATACTTCTCAAGGAAGTGAGATCTGTTCCACAACATAGAAGGAATTTGATTTCTATGGGGATGCTTGATGATCGGGGTTGTTCTTTTGTTGGGAAGAATGGAAGCCTCGAGATTAGAAGGAAGGGATGACTATCCTCATGGGAAAGGAAAGAAATGgactatattttgtaaaaaatattaCTCTTCGAGCTTAATCTTGTGTACAAAGAAGGTTAACACATATCAAATTGATTTGTGGTATAGGAGATTCCCACACATAAGTGAGAAATGCATACAAGAGTTTTAGAGACAGGACTGATTAAGTCAAAAGGTACTAAGAGACTTAGTTTTGTGAATTTGTGTCTATGGAAAGTCAAAGAGGCAGAAGTTTGTGAAGGGACCCATTTAACTACCAAAATCCTTAGCTACATTCATGTTGACTTATGAGGACCTACAAGGACATCTTCCTGGAGTGGCTCAAGGTATTTCCTCTCTTTAATAGATGATTTTTTAAggaaagtttgagtttttttgttaaaatctaaagaccattttttttttttttaatcatttgttCAAAATCAATCTAATAAGAGAGTAAAATTATTGAGGATTACAATGGTCTAGAGTTTTTGGGCAATGACTTCAATAGTTTTTGTGCTGAAAATAAGATAACTAGACATATAGCAGTAATTTATACcccacaacaaaatggagtagctgaGAGAAAGAATAGAATTATCCTAGAGCAGATAagatatattatttcaaaagaaaaagtgtCAGTCTTTCTGGGCAGAGGTAGTAGCTACAACTTGTTTTACTATCAATAGAAGTTATTGTACGACTACTGATTTGCACTCCTGAAGAAGTATAGTCAGGAAACCCTCTAACTTATTTATCCTAAAATGTTTTGGTTGTGtggattgttggggatgatgccttaaatctcgtgatcttgtagtttgtaattgtatttaatcaaacttattatttatctaataaaataaattgtatttttatttgaaatttagttgcattgatccaaaaatcaataaactaagattcaaggttatttgATGTAAcaaaaacatgtatgtgaagatatacaagtggatcatgtttaagtgataacctgaacggtttgtagtagatagataagattgagtaccttatcttggtgacagtACGGATATAATCCATTTTATAgctgttacaattgttgtaaagtgctacaaatgatgtaatcatgataatttatgtggagacatgtgagcagaagTATCCTtactagaagaaatttgggctttaatgtcgattttaaaccgacattaaagatagtgttattaaagtcctttaatgtcggttgcctttaaaccaacattaaagggcttcaataacacagccttcaatgttggttgcaaccgacattaaagaccttcagtgaaatttccaaccgacattacaggtctttaatgtcagttgcaaccgacattacagtctctgtttttttttaaaattattaaccgacattgaagcccaaatctgtcccttttttttaaatttcattgtcgaatccatttttttggtcaaaaagtataacatgacacatcatcgttgaacgttgtggctatgacatattattcatgtatggattgtaaatctattacatttaatccacaaattctgctataaaattataatttaaaaggctgtacaataattcaggccttgaaGACACAAGTTACAAGTAATataaacattatgattttataaACATACTGTctctctccacttggtaagtatggatcccttcataattcttcttgaaccaaCCCCCTagcttcagcagtgtctggttataggcatctttgtctgaccgctgttgttcaaaggatcacaaacaaaaaaggtttaagacaaagaattgaaagtgaaaatgtgataagaattcatattcaactaacagtgtttattgggaatatgcataaatggtacattcaaggcaaaattcttgtagtgaatgtgttggatctaaagttccccaagaaaaagcataaagaggttgcaataccaaatatttactcctttgttgcatcttcaaaacaagaaaactcaatagttgaataaatgaaagaatcttctttttcaagatctcgaagaagagaagcttagttacctagatatgagatacgaagatgatggaaaattttcaagaacacatacatcaataagcaaatttagtTCACAATATACTTCAAACCTCAAAATTTGTCACAAAGACTACCATAGTGCATGAATAACCTACAAACTACCATAGTGCGACCTACAAACTCGagcaccttgaatcaaatctaaactacaaaCTCGAGCACCTTGAATTTCTATTGTACTGAATTATTGGGAATTATGATAACTGTCCTAACAAGTAATCAATCTTTGTAATATCTCAAGCCAATAATTGGGGGGGGGGGCGTATGCAATATCAATGgaagaagcaataaaaatgagtcttttgagagagaataaatgatatatatatatatatatatatatatatataatttttttccttttaagatCTCCTCCCCACGCCTCCCTGCGCAGTGGTTGAAAATATCTGAAGAGAGTATGAGAAATAACTCATTAGCTAAAATCATGTgtagaagaaagaaaacaaacccATCTTGAGCAATTCATCTGCAAGTTGAAGTGGGAGACACCATCAAATGGAGAGCATAACAAAACATGTtggttttttctctttttttttattattttttttttttt contains:
- the LOC120092015 gene encoding small heat shock protein, chloroplastic-like isoform X1 produces the protein MASSIALRGLAASSAAKLFNSVRSASVLPSFVGRSFNTNAQMTNYADDDRSVDVDRRSDRSLSRSRDRFPGFAGNVFDPFSPTRSLSQVLNLMDQFMEDPFLAASRGVGAGSRRGWDVREDENGLYLRMDMPGLSKDDVKVSVEQNTLIIKGEAGKESEDEEDRRRFSSRLDLLANLYELNSIKAEMKNGVLKVAVPKVKEEERKDVRHVTVE
- the LOC120092015 gene encoding small heat shock protein, chloroplastic-like isoform X2 gives rise to the protein MASSIALRGLAASSAAKLFNSVRSASVLPSFVGRSFNTNAQMTNYADDDRSVDVDRRSDRSLSRSRDRFPGFADVFDPFSPTRSLSQVLNLMDQFMEDPFLAASRGVGAGSRRGWDVREDENGLYLRMDMPGLSKDDVKVSVEQNTLIIKGEAGKESEDEEDRRRFSSRLDLLANLYELNSIKAEMKNGVLKVAVPKVKEEERKDVRHVTVE